The proteins below come from a single Aspergillus oryzae RIB40 DNA, chromosome 5 genomic window:
- a CDS encoding uncharacterized protein (predicted protein), protein MLTDICYSESVSIPVNPRTNRPVGYAFVDLATAHEATSAIGELSGKEILQRKVSVQLAHKPEPAEAKAEGAVSGGEGASGNEGRRRTGGRGRGRGRGRGRGGRLGRGGRAQNQHQNGQAAAPAEPTNVPGQAAPLTETTNQTEAAATSESGKQAAKPRARPQKQRGPPEDGIPSKTKVMVANLPYDLSEDKQPFSL, encoded by the exons ATGCTAACAGATATCTGTTACAGTGAAAGTGTCTCCATCCCTGTGAACCCTCGTACCAACCGCCCTGTTGGATATGCCTTCGTGGATCTTGCTACTGCCCACGAGGCTACCTCTGCTATTGGTGAACTCTCTGGAAAGGAGATTCTCCAGCGCAAGGTTTCTGTTCAGCTGGCCCACAAGCCTGAGCCTGCCGAGGCCAAGGCCGAGGGTGCTGTAAGTGGCGGTGAGGGCGCCAGTGGCAATGAGGGCCGCAGGAGGACCGGAGGTCGTGGCCGTGGCCGCGGCCGCGGTCGCGGTCGTGGAGGTCGCCTCGGTCGTGGAGGCCGTGCT CAGAACCAGCACCAGAATGGCCAGGCTGCTGCTCCCGCTGAGCCTACCAACGTCCCAGGTCAGGCCGCACCTCTGACTGAGACCACCAACCAGACTGAAGCTGCTGCTACCTCTGAGTCTGGTAAGCAGGCTGCTAAGCCTCGTGCCCGCCCCCAAAAGCAGCGCGGCCCCCCTGAGGATGGAATCCCTTCCAAGACCAAGGTCATGGTTGCCAACCTTCCTTATGATCTGAGTGAGGACAAG